Proteins encoded within one genomic window of Acidobacteriota bacterium:
- a CDS encoding helix-turn-helix transcriptional regulator: MYNAHLMNIHEALVHLRRKTGMTQREVSRRAEMASGSLSRIEQGNGLPSIPSLLRLLEVLGADLLDLAVAMKFAGRQPETRAHLMDEWQIPEEGSEAISDELRRD; encoded by the coding sequence ATGTATAATGCGCACCTCATGAACATCCACGAGGCATTGGTCCACCTGCGCAGGAAAACCGGCATGACCCAGCGGGAGGTCTCCCGAAGGGCGGAGATGGCCTCGGGTTCCCTCAGCCGAATCGAACAGGGGAACGGCCTACCCTCGATTCCCTCGCTGCTGCGGCTGCTCGAAGTGCTCGGTGCCGACTTATTGGATCTGGCGGTGGCCATGAAGTTCGCCGGCCGACAGCCGGAGACTCGCGCTCACCTGATGGACGAATGGCAGATTCCAGAGGAAGGAAGTGAGGCCATCTCGGATGAACTGAGGCGAGACG